In Paenibacillus guangzhouensis, a single window of DNA contains:
- a CDS encoding ABC transporter substrate-binding protein gives MKKKLSLLLIMSTLLIALAACGQKTASDTPGSGSTTSEGAASDGKSYTIAISQIVEHPSLDATREGFIAALKDAGIVEGTNLKIDYNNAQGDNTNNLSIAQKIAGGKNDLVFAIATPSALAVAQQVKETPVVFAAVTDPLSAKIVSNLDQPGGNITGASDTNPEATTKLADFIAANFPNIKNVGLVINEGEPNAVVMAKKAEEEFKKHNIGLVKAAVTNTSEVKQAAESLIGRVDAFYITLDNMVVSGVDGIIQVANDKKLPFFSSDRDTVEKGAFATVGFKYFDHGYQAGQMAVDILKNGKKPGEMKVSMQEKLDLILNLKSAAAQGITVTDDMKKAVQDPEKNIIQ, from the coding sequence ATGAAGAAAAAGCTAAGCTTGCTACTCATCATGTCCACTCTCCTTATCGCTCTTGCCGCTTGCGGTCAGAAGACTGCGAGTGATACTCCAGGTAGCGGAAGTACGACATCAGAAGGCGCTGCTAGCGACGGAAAGTCTTATACGATTGCGATCTCGCAGATTGTTGAGCATCCCTCGCTCGACGCAACGCGCGAAGGCTTCATCGCAGCGCTGAAAGACGCAGGAATCGTAGAGGGCACGAATTTGAAAATTGATTACAACAATGCACAGGGCGATAACACGAACAACTTGTCCATCGCACAGAAAATTGCTGGCGGGAAGAATGACCTTGTCTTCGCGATTGCCACACCATCCGCACTCGCTGTTGCGCAGCAAGTGAAAGAGACTCCGGTCGTATTCGCTGCTGTGACCGACCCGCTCAGCGCAAAGATCGTCAGTAACTTAGATCAACCGGGAGGCAATATTACCGGGGCATCCGATACGAATCCGGAAGCAACGACGAAGCTTGCCGATTTCATTGCAGCGAACTTCCCGAACATTAAGAACGTTGGACTTGTCATTAATGAAGGTGAGCCGAATGCCGTCGTCATGGCGAAGAAGGCAGAAGAAGAATTCAAGAAACACAATATCGGCCTCGTCAAAGCGGCTGTCACCAATACATCGGAAGTGAAACAAGCTGCGGAATCGTTAATCGGCCGTGTCGATGCGTTCTACATCACGCTAGATAATATGGTCGTAAGCGGCGTAGACGGTATTATTCAAGTAGCCAATGACAAGAAGCTTCCTTTCTTCTCCAGCGATCGCGATACGGTTGAGAAGGGCGCATTCGCTACCGTTGGCTTCAAGTATTTCGACCATGGTTACCAAGCAGGTCAAATGGCCGTCGACATTCTGAAGAACGGCAAAAAACCAGGCGAAATGAAAGTATCCATGCAAGAGAAGCTCGATCTGATCTTGAACTTGAAATCCGCTGCTGCGCAAGGCATTACCGTAACGGATGACATGAAGAAGGCCGTACAAGACCCTGAAAAAAATATTATTCAATAA